One region of Malania oleifera isolate guangnan ecotype guangnan chromosome 6, ASM2987363v1, whole genome shotgun sequence genomic DNA includes:
- the LOC131158401 gene encoding cytochrome P450 78A3-like, producing MESQVERLWVLGLASKYCWAFSLQTLLLLLFLLGSAWLATALLYWISPGGPAWGNYCWNHQRSGRGTKNTKGPRGLPVLGSLSLMASLAHRRLAATAERLGAKRLMAFSLGETRVIVTCNPDVAREILNGSAFADRPEKESAYGLMFHRAIGFAPSGVYWRTLRRIATAHLFCPKQINASEAQRFEIAAQMVSAISGRTGEICVRDVLKRASLNNMMWSVFGRKYELSSSETSEVSLLVDEGYDLLGKLNWSDHLPWLASFDPQKIRFRCSNLVPKVNGFVNRIIAEHRAQTGRTSCDFVDVLLSLPGPDKLSDHDMVAVLWEMIFRGTDTVAVLIEWVLARMVLHPEIQSKVHDELDKVVGNSRPVEESDVTSMVYLPAVVKEVLRLHPPGPLLSWARMSITDTTVDGYHVPAGTTAMVNMWAITRDPEVWVDPLEFKPERFLTSGKNDVEFSVLGSDLRLAPFGSGRRACPGKALGLTTVNFWVAALLHEFEWAESGRNPVDLSEVLKLSCEMATPLTVEVRPRANK from the exons ATGGAATCCCAAGTAGAGAGACTGTGGGTTTTGGGCCTTGCTTCCAAATACTGTTGGGCTTTCTCCCTTCAAACTCTCCTCCTCCTTCTGTTTCTTCTGGGTTCGGCCTGGCTCGCCACCGCCCTTCTCTACTGGATCTCCCCCGGCGGCCCAGCCTGGGGAAACTACTGCTGGAACCACCAGAGGAGCGGAAGAGGAACCAAAAATACCAAGGGGCCTCGGGGCCTCCCCGTGCTGGGGAGCTTGAGCCTCATGGCCAGTCTTGCCCACCGCCGCCTCGCAGCCACCGCGGAGCGGCTCGGTGCGAAACGGCTCATGGCTTTCAGCCTGGGCGAGACGCGGGTTATCGTCACTTGCAATCCCGATGTTGCGAGGGAAATACTCAACGGATCAGCCTTTGCTGACCGTCCCGAAAAGGAGTCCGCTTACGGCCTTATGTTCCACCGGGCGATCGGGTTTGCCCCCTCCGGAGTTTACTGGCGAACTCTGCGGAGAATTGCCACCGCTCATCTCTTCTGTCCGAAACAAATCAATGCCTCGGAGGCCCAAAGGTTCGAAATAGCGGCCCAGATGGTGTCGGCGATATCGGGACGCACGGGAGAGATATGCGTCCGGGATGTGCTGAAGCGAGCCTCGCTGAACAACATGATGTGGTCGGTTTTCGGAAGAAAGTACGAACTCTCCAGCAGCGAAACGAGTGAAGTCAGTCTGCTCGTGGACGAAGGTTATGACTTGTTGGGTAAACTCAACTGGTCCGACCACCTCCCGTGGTTGGCCTCGTTCGACCCGCAAAAAATCCGGTTCAGATGCTCCAACCTTGTGCCTAAAGTGAACGGGTTTGTGAACCGGATTATCGCTGAGCACAGAGCTCAAACCGGAAGAACAAGCTGTGATTTTGTGGACGTACTGCTCTCTCTTCCTGGACCTGATAAATTATCGGATCACGACATGGTGGCTGTCCTTTGG GAGATGATATTTAGAGGAACCGACACGGTGGCGGTTCTGATCGAATGGGTCCTGGCGAGGATGGTGCTCCACCCGGAAATCCAATCAAAGGTGCACGATGAGCTGGACAAAGTCGTCGGAAATTCACGTCCGGTGGAAGAATCCGACGTTACGTCGATGGTGTACCTGCCGGCGGTCGTGAAGGAGGTTCTGAGGCTACACCCGCCGGGCCCACTTCTGTCGTGGGCCCGTATGTCAATCACGGATACCACCGTCGATGGCTACCACGTGCCCGCCGGGACCACTGCAATGGTTAACATGTGGGCAATCACCAGGGACCCAGAAGTGTGGGTGGACCCTCTGGAGTTCAAGCCGGAAAGGTTCCTCACGTCCGGGAAGAATGACGTGGAGTTTTCGGTGTTGGGGTCGGATCTGAGGCTGGCGCCATTCGGGTCGGGTAGGAGAGCTTGCCCCGGGAAGGCCCTGGGGTTGACCACAGTCAACTTCTGGGTGGCTGCTTTGTTGCATGAGTTCGAGTGGGCGGAGTCGGGTCGGAACCCCGTGGACCTGTCGGAGGTTCTTAAGCTTTCCTGCGAAATGGCAACTCCTCTCACAGTTGAAGTCAGGCCCAGGGCCAATAAATAA